A window from Culex pipiens pallens isolate TS chromosome 3, TS_CPP_V2, whole genome shotgun sequence encodes these proteins:
- the LOC120423671 gene encoding toll-like receptor 6, which yields MHRTRLRVFAALLSLLTIGTWQHVHGDECVGSKSDRHRTWMEQFRATSHNWDGILTEDALHLMDNKTEVDLSRQGYREVHWHLSSIVGDGYEIYELDLSYNNVEVLNELTFLKFYSLEMLNLSYNRIMSVGNLTFGSLIRLMDLDLSYNLIHSIEREAFNRLYALESLNLRENCLITINEHQFHFNDHLSSLLMDHNQISFLPSAIFDSLSMVEEVFEIDLSFNNLRKMPYIEAKEIGLLKVDNNHINILFVNRTYNVRALEAHHNDIQDADLFQFGSAEHIDLSHNHLDNIVGLHEMGQLEYLDLSSNNVSKFDYNLKYSIQNIPTLATLRLQNCSLNEHNMEGLLKSDSVLNLDLSQNDFVKLNISHLSKLKTLQYMSLNFNYLQELIDYEHMSHNFPYLEMISLSFNRWNCSYFDKLYAYLNSTHITTTTDPRDCYINGSHVADSDINENFEPEYTLNQVKRDMNVVKNLGRSMTYFMYGLYYNMRGLNNHTQFLLLRSDRKIQAMQAEMGHLVGMVAFLVAIFAVVLLLALAFGLHLGYKKWRRNQSVKVVTYSKRGNEFSNGVTVNEVISDNV from the coding sequence GTTACGGGTTTTTGCGGCGTTGCTGTCGCTGCTGACGATCGGAACGTGGCAGCACGTGCACGGTGACGAGTGCGTAGGCTCGAAGAGCGATCGCCACAGGACGTGGATGGAACAGTTCCGGGCGACTTCGCACAACTGGGACGGCATCCTAACCGAGGATGCACTGCACCTGATGGACAACAAAACCGAGGTGGATCTGTCCCGGCAAGGCTACCGGGAGGTCCACTGGCATTTGAGCAGCATCGTTGGAGATGGCTACGAAATCTACGAGCTGGATTTGTCCTACAACAACGTTGAAGTTCTGAACGAGCTGACGTTCTTGAAGTTCTACTCGCTGGAAATGCTGAATCTGTCGTACAATCGAATCATGAGCGTGGGTAATTTGACGTTCGGATCGCTGATACGGCTAATGGACCTGGATCTGTCGTACAACCTGATACATTCCATCGAGAGGGAAGCTTTCAATCGACTGTATGCGCTGGAATCGCTGAATCTACGGGAGAATTGTCTGATCACGATAAATGAACATCAGTTTCACTTTAACGACCACCTGTCGTCTCTGCTAATGGATCACAACCAGATATCGTTCCTCCCGTCAGCCATTTTCGATTCACTCTCGATGGTGGAGGAAGTGTTTGAAATTGACCTGTCATTCAACAACTTGCGAAAAATGCCCTACATCGAAGCCAAAGAAATTGGACTGCTAAAGGTTGACAACAACCACATCAACATTCTGTTCGTCAATCGAACATACAACGTACGAGCGCTGGAAGCGCATCACAACGACATCCAGGATGCCGATTTGTTCCAGTTTGGCTCCGCCGAACACATCGACCTGTCGCACAACCATTTGGACAACATTGTTGGTCTGCATGAAATGGGTCAGCTCGAGTATCTAGATCTTTCATCCAACAACGTCTCCAAGTTCGACTACAATCTCAAGTATTCCATCCAGAACATTCCAACCCTCGCCACACTCCGCCTGCAAAACTGCAGTCTCAACGAACACAACATGGAAGGTCTGCTAAAATCCGACTCCGTCCTGAACCTTGACCTGTCCCAGAACGATTTCGTCAAACTCAACATTTCCCACCTCTCAAAACTAAAAACCCTCCAGTACATGAGCCTGAACTTCAACTACCTGCAAGAGCTGATCGACTACGAGCACATGTCCCACAACTTCCCGTACCTCGAAATGATTTCCCTGTCCTTCAATCGCTGGAACTGCTCCTACTTCGACAAGCTCTACGCATATCTCAACAGCACCCACATAACGACCACCACCGATCCGCGGGACTGCTACATCAACGGCAGCCACGTGGCCGACTCGGACATCAACGAAAACTTCGAGCCCGAGTacaccctaaaccaagtcaagCGCGACATGAACGTGGTCAAGAACCTGGGCCGCAGCATGACGTACTTTATGTACGGCCTGTACTACAACATGCGTGGCCTCAACAACCACACCCAGTTCCTGCTGCTCCGGAGTGACCGCAAGATCCAGGCCATGCAGGCGGAAATGGGCCACCTAGTCGGCATGGTAGCCTTCCTGGTGGCCATCTTTGCCGTCGTCCTGCTGCTGGCGCTCGCCTTCGGGCTGCACTTGGGCTACAAAAAGTGGCGCCGAAATCAGTCGGTGAAGGTCGTCACGTACAGCAAGCGGGGCAACGAGTTCAGCAACGGTGTCACCGTCAACGAAGTCATCAGCGATAATGTCTGA
- the LOC120423687 gene encoding CLIP domain-containing serine protease B15-like: MSQYLKNYSPVADYLCFIIWLIVLRVAHCQYLQSPCPDTFTYQADPSTNQIFGYIEINNIQVGQVAKLNVDLSIGTQLPSQNVGSITLIKSREATFNDIVRGEPAQYRVNFPLQNILPTVLNIALNGQTICTGHRAQGRIVTTINLEHTLYTQLANNGQNGGGFQMFPQRPIYQPQPQPQPQQPFPAQTRPTWNNEPQTTPPRVVQPRPTQPQRPRTTTAQVFRPQPVATTETPPAQQSTSSFTCGRPSSAFLNRLSINGELVEKGQFPWIVPLFDQIQPRNPKYTCGSTIITNRYLITAAHCVYEIDEFIRPERLIAVPGMYNKDNFFDENAKIVNIEKIIPNDEYVQEDDLNDADVAVLRMAITLTFTEFIIPVCPWQGENDLSKIVGQQGLVAGWGVTELGSTTSTPTYIKSKIVDKRQCVNNLQRMYSSNARIFCGDGEGSVPCNGDSGSGLVIKRGNQYYLRGVVSKGLVDPNTLKCDASKYAIYTDIALFRFWLRQVTQN; this comes from the exons ATGAGTCAATATCTGAAGAATTACAGCCCAGTAGCAGATTACCTGTGCTTCATTATTTGGCTTATCGTACTACGAGTTGCCCACTGTCAGTATCTGCAGTCTCCGTGTCCGGACACCTTCACCTACCAGGCGGACCCCAGCACAAACCAAATATTCGGCTACATCGAGATCAACAACATCCAGGTCGGCCAGGTGGCAAAACTCAACGTTGATCTGTCCATCGGAACGCAACTTCCGTCG caaaatgtcGGTTCCATCACGCTAATCAAATCCCGTGAAGCCACGTTCAACGACATCGTCCGCGGTGAACCGGCCCAATATCGGGTAAACTTCCCGCTACAGAACATTCTCCCCACCGTCCTGAACATCGCCCTCAACGGGCAGACCATCTGCACAGGTCATCGCGCCCAGGGCAGGATCGTAACAACCATAAACTTGGAGCACACGTTGTACACGCAACTCGCCAACAATGGTCAAAACGGTGGAGGATTCCAAATGTTCCCGCAACGTCCCATCTACCAGCCTCAACCTCAACCCCAACCCCAGCAGCCATTCCCAGCACAAACGAGACCAACCTGGAACAACGAACCGCAAACCACTCCTCCGCGGGTCGTACAGCCCCGGCCAACGCAACCACAACGTCCCCGGACGACTACGGCGCAAGTGTTCCGACCACAACCTGTCGCCACGACCGAGACACCACCGGCCCAACAATCGACGAGCAGCTT CACATGTGGTCGTCCCTCGAGTGCGTTCCTGAACCGCCTCTCGATCAACGGAGAGCTGGTGGAAAAGGGTCAGTTCCCGTGGATAGTGCCCCTGTTCGATCAGATCCAGCCGCGCAATCCCAAGTACACCTGCGGCAGCACGATCATCACCAATCGGTACCTCATCACGGCCGCTCACTGCGTGTACGAAATCGACGAATTCATACGACCCGAGCGTCTGATAGCGGTGCCCGGGATGTACAACAAGGACAACTTCTTCGACGAGAACGCCAAGATCGTCAACATTGAGAAGATCATCCCGAACGATGAGTACGTCCAGGAAGACGACCTGAACGATGCGGACGTAGCCGTGCTCCGGATGGCGATCACCCTGACCTTTACCGAGTTCATCATCCCGGTGTGCCCGTGGCAGGGAGAAAATGATCTGAGCAAAATCGTCGGACAGCAAGGTCTTGTGGCCGGCTGGGGTGTAACGGAACTGGGCAGCACGACATCCACGCCAACCTACATCAAGTCGAAGATCGTGGATAAGCGCCAGTGCGTCAACAACCTGCAGCGGATGTACTCGAGCAATGCGAGGATATTCTGCGGTGACGGGGAAGGTTCCGTACCGTGCAACGGAGACTCCGGCAGTGGGTTGGTGATCAAGCGGGGCAATCAGTACTACCTGCGGGGGGTCGTTTCCAAGGGTTTGGTGGATCCAAACACGCTCAAGTGTGACGCCAGCAAGTACGCGATCTACACCGATATTGCGCTGTTCCGATTCTGGTTGCGGCAAGTTACGCAGAACTAG
- the LOC120423696 gene encoding serine protease gd-like, producing the protein MAHSSTIKRYFLGLALCFLVLKLAQSQKSPCPNIFTYTIYPGTDQVVGFLKIRNIQVGQVTQINLLMTIQAKLPTKNVGSIVLIKSREATFNDIVRGEPAKFLVNFPLKNILPTVVGIKLNGRTICQGRSTIKRRGTVTTINLEHKLFTQLASPKVSKTAVVPYKPRAATLNSLARQPQSSTNKKTQSRAKPRTSSTSSVGRVVQSRPTTPRPQFYTNVVKSPTTSRFTCGRASSANLNKLSINGLTVDKGQFPWIVPLFDRTHPRSPQFFCGSTIISDRFLITAAHCVFDGEEFFQAQRIMAVPGMYNIDNFFDDHAQIVDIDRIIPNEEYIHEDDTNDADVAVLRLKSALEFTDYIIPICPWQGENDLQKIVGQEGIVAGWGLTQFGTASTNPTYVRSRVVDRWGCIRNLNRMYPKYARIFCGDGEGSVPCNGDSGSGLVIKRGNQYYLRGVVSKGLLDPNTLKCDANKFAIFIDIAPFRFWLRSVTKG; encoded by the exons ATGGCACACTCATCGACAATAAAAAGATACTTTCTAGGTTTAGCATTGTGTTTTCTGGTACTGAAACTAGCACAATCTCAAAAGTCGCCATGTCCAAACATATTTACCTACACGATTTACCCGGGCACCGATCAAGTGGTTGGTTTCTTGAAAATTCGCAACATTCAGGTTGGACAGGTGACCCAGATCAACCTTCTCATGACCATCCAGGCAAAACTTCCGACG AAAAATGTCGGATCCATCGTCCTCATCAAGTCCCGCGAGGCAACGTTCAACGACATCGTTCGCGGTGAGCCCGCCAAATTCCTGGTCAACTTCCCCCTGAAAAATATCCTGCCAACGGTGGTGGGTATCAAGCTCAACGGACGAACCATTTGCCAGGGCCGCAGTACTATCAAACGGAGAGGAACCGTAACGACCATCAACCTGGAGCACAAGCTGTTTACTCAGCTAGCTTCCCCGAAGGTGTCCAAAACGGCAGTCGTACCGTACAAGCCACGTGCTGCCACGCTGAATAGCTTGGCTCGTCAACCACAGTCTTCTACAAATAAAAAGACTCAGTCGCGAGCGAAACCTAGAACATCGTCAACTTCTTCAGTTGGGCGGGTTGTTCAAAGCAGACCTACAACTCCGCGACCACAATTCTACACGAATGTCGTGAAGTCACCGACTACCTCTAGATT CACGTGTGGCCGAGCATCGAGCGCAAACCTCAACAAACTCTCGATCAACGGCCTAACCGTGGACAAGGGCCAATTCCCATGGATCGTGCCACTGTTCGATCGAACCCACCCTCGATCGCCGCAATTCTTCTGCGGCAGCACGATCATCTCGGACCGGTTCCTCATCACGGCGGCTCACTGCGTGTTCGACGGAGAGGAATTCTTCCAAGCTCAGCGGATCATGGCAGTGCCGGGCATGTACAACATCGACAACTTCTTCGACGATCACGCGCAAATTGTGGACATTGACCGGATCATCCCGAACGAGGAGTACATCCACGAGGACGACACTAACGACGCGGACGTGGCCGTGCTACGGCTGAAGAGTGCGCTGGAGTTTACCGACTACATCATCCCGATCTGTCCCTGGCAGGGAGAGAACGACCTGCAGAAGATCGTTGGCCAGGAGGGAATCGTAGCAGGCTGGGGACTGACCCAGTTTGGAACAGCGTCGACAAATCCGACCTACGTCAGGTCGCGGGTGGTCGACCGATGGGGTTGCATTCGGAACCTGAACCGGATGTATCCGAAGTACGCGAGGATCTTCTGTGGTGACGGAGAGGGATCGGTGCCGTGCAACGGAGATTCCGGTAGTGGGTTGGTGATCAAACGGGGAAATCAGTACTATCTGCGTGGGGTGGTGTCGAAGGGACTGCTGGACCCGAACACGCTCAAGTGTGACGCGAACAAGTTTGCCATTTTTATCGATATAGCACCCTTCCGGTTCTGGCTGAGGTCAGTTACGAAAGGATAG
- the LOC120423677 gene encoding transmembrane protease serine 12-like → MTHKTTCCGTFLIIHLIVLLAVPCHPQQSPCPDIFSYRVDRTTGQVFGFVEIRNIQVGQTAKLNVNLFIAAQLPPNNVGSINLIKSEGATFNDIVRGQPAQYRVNFPLQNILPTVVSVTLNGQTICSGHPPNWKGPSTTIFLDHTLCTLLGSPNDLQSRCHAQSNPVYQTVPTDLGNRYPVDNTPVHHTEPVVRFQPDVELQHVYRPPDNTPTYHPHPVEPVQPQPRPSWSYQPQTAPPPRVIHPRPQIIYTEPATTTAAPPPPPPLAPVVPSTGYPCGRVSSAFLNRLAIKGELVSKGQFPWIVPLFDRSHPQNPMYICGSTIITNRYLLTAAHCVFDLDEVFRPQRVLAVPGMYNVDNFFDENALIMDVDQIVPHDDYIPDDDTNDADVAALRMKNAVEFTDYIIPICTWQGENDVSRIVGQEGFVAGWGHTETGSTAVPMFVRTTVVDRKQCNAHLQRNYQSHARVFCGDGHGTVPCNGDSGSGMIIRRGNQYFLRGVVSKGLVDPNTYKCDATRYSVYVDVALFRFWLRKVTQN, encoded by the exons ATGACGCACAAAACCACTTGCTGCGGCACGTTCCTCATAATTCACTTGATCGTGCTGCTGGCGGTACCATGTCACCCGCAGCAGTCACCCTGTCCGGACATATTTTCCTACCGGGTAGATCGGACCACCGGCCAAGTTTTTGGCTTCGTCGAGATCCGCAACATCCAGGTGGGACAGACAGCAAAGCTGAACGTGAATTTGTTTATTGCTGCTCAGCTACCGCCG AATAACGTCGGATCCATAAATCTAATAAAATCCGAAGGTGCCACCTTCAACGACATCGTTCGTGGTCAACCGGCTCAGTATCGTGTCAACTTTCCTCTACAGAACATTCTGCCGACGGTGGTGAGCGTCACCCTGAACGGACAAACCATATGCAGTGGTCATCCGCCAAACTGGAAAGGACCAAGCACCACAATCTTCTTGGACCACACGCTCTGCACTTTGCTGGGATCACCGAACGATCTTCAGTCCCGGTGTCACGCCCAAAGCAATCCAGTGTATCAAACCGTTCCAACTGATCTTGGAAATCGCTACCCGGTTGATAATACACCGGTGCATCACACAGAACCCGTGGTACGATTCCAGCCAGATGTCGAACTGCAGCACGTGTATCGACCCCCAGATAATACTCCAACATATCATCCTCATCCGGTAGAACCTGTCCAACCACAGCCAAGACCATCGTGGTCATACCAACCGCAGACTGCGCCTCCACCACGGGTCATACACCCACGTCCACAGATTATTTATACAGAACCTGCTACAACAACGGCTGCACCACCTCCACCGCCACCACTAGCTCCTGTAGTCCCTTCTACTGGATA CCCATGCGGTCGAGTATCGAGCGCCTTCCTGAACCGCCTCGCGATCAAGGGCGAACTGGTCAGCAAGGGTCAGTTCCCGTGGATCGTACCGCTGTTCGACCGAAGTCACCCCCAGAATCCCATGTACATCTGCGGCAGCACGATCATCACCAACCGGTACCTCCTCACCGCGGCTCACTGCGTGTTCGACCTGGACGAGGTGTTCCGACCGCAGCGAGTGCTGGCCGTGCCCGGGATGTACAACGTGGACAACTTTTTCGACGAAAACGCCCTGATCATGGACGTTGACCAGATCGTGCCCCACGACGACTACATCCCGGACGATGACACAAACGACGCGGACGTGGCCGCGCTGCGAATGAAGAACGCCGTTGAGTTCACTGACTATATCATCCCGATTTGCACCTGGCAGGGCGAGAACGACGTGTCGAGGATCGTCGGACAGGAGGGCTTCGTGGCCGGGTGGGGACACACGGAAACGGGTTCCACCGCAGTTCCGATGTTCGTGCGGACCACGGTCGTCGACCGGAAGCAGTGCAACGCACATCTGCAGCGGAACTATCAGTCGCATGCGCGGGTGTTTTGCGGCGATGGTCACGGAACGGTACCGTGCAATGGGGATTCTGGCAGCGGGATGATCATCCGGAGGGGCAACCAGTACTTCCTGCGGGGGGTGGTGTCGAAGGGTTTGGTGGATCCCAACACTTACAAATGTGACGCGACGAGATATTCCGTGTACGTGGACGTGGCCCTGTTTCGGTTTTGGCTGCGGAAGGTTACGCAGAATTAG
- the LOC120423703 gene encoding chymotrypsin-like protease CTRL-1, with product MAQISINKVAIALTVICCLVCSKPTSALYLKSPCPAIFTYQVDPQTDLIYGLVEINNIVLGRVAKLNVDLSIGGQLPSNIVGSLNLLKSRESTVEDIMQGLPAQYRVNFPVQSILPTVLRIALNGQTICPGYRAQGRVITNINLEHTLYTQQLHSLLQNQNQNGQHSVELETRFQSQPQLQPLLRPQWNNPTARPGSLVRPNPGRTTVTPPASATSSSCGKPLNGVLKRFSINGELVDKGQFPWLVPLFDRVQVNNPKYICGSTIITKRHLVTAAHCVYDVDSFMRPERILAVPGMYNVDNFFDEGAQFADVDAVIPHEDYDHEDDLNDADVAILRLKTPLDFTDNVVPICLWHGENDVTKIIGQEGFVAGWGWTDRGPSTVPTYIKSTVVNKRECGTNLARIFPNSARIFCGDGRGSTPCNGDSGSGLILKQGNQYFLRGIVSKGQLNPETLKCDESKYAIYTDIAPFRFWLKNAISY from the exons ATGGCACAAATTTCGATCAATAAGGTCGCGATCGCGTTGACTGTGATCTGCTGCTTAGTTTGCTCTAAGCCCACGAGTGCACTGTACTTAAAGTCACCATGTCCAGCGATCTTCACGTACCAGGTGGATCCACAGACGGACCTAATCTACGGTCTTGTTGAAATTAACAATATCGTACTGGGACGAGTAGCGAAACTCAACGTTGATCTGTCCATCGGTGGACAACTGCCGTCG AACATTGTTGGATCGCTGAACCTACTCAAGTCACGTGAGTCAACAGTTGAAGATATTATGCAGGGTTTGCCGGCACAGTATAGGGTGAACTTCCCAGTCCAAAGCATCCTGCCGACGGTGCTGAGAATCGCCCTCAATGGTCAAACGATCTGCCCCGGTTATCGTGCCCAGGGTCGTGTCATAACCAACATCAACCTGGAACACACGCTGTACACGCAGCAACTGCACAGCCTTctccagaaccagaaccaaaaTGGTCAACATTCGGTTGAGCTGGAAACTCGTTTTCAGTCCCAACCCCAACTGCAACCTTTGCTGAGACCACAGTGGAACAACCCTACCGCTAGACCTGGATCGCTGGTTCGGCCAAACCCCGGGCGTACAACCGTGACTCCACCGGCGTCCGCAACGAGCTC CTCCTGCGGCAAACCCCTGAACGGCGTCCTCAAGCGCTTCTCGATCAACGGCGAGCTCGTCGACAAGGGACAGTTCCCGTGGCTCGTCCCACTCTTCGATCGCGTCCAGGTCAACAACCCCAAGTACATCTGCGGCAGCACGATCATCACCAAGCGGCACCTCGTTACGGCCGCCCACTGCGTCTACGACGTGGACAGCTTCATGCGGCCCGAGCGGATCCTGGCCGTGCCCGGCATGTACAACGTGGACAACTTTTTCGACGAAGGCGCCCAGTTTGCGGACGTGGACGCGGTCATCCCGCACGAAGATTACGACCACGAGGACGACCTGAACGATGCCGATGTGGCGATTTTGCGACTTAAAACCCCACTAGATTTCACCGACAACGTCGTCCCCATCTGTCTGTGGCACGGCGAAAATGACGTCACGAAAATCATCGGCCAGGAGGGCTTCGTCGCGGGCTGGGGTTGGACCGACCGGGGACCGTCAACCGTGCCGACGTACATCAAGTCGACGGTCGTGAACAAGCGCGAGTGTGGCACCAACTTGGCCCGGATATTCCCCAACAGTGCGCGAATCTTCTGCGGGGATGGGCGGGGATCGACACCGTGCAATGGGGACTCTGGGAGTGGGTTGATACTGAAGCAAGGCAATCAGTACTTCCTGCGGGGTATCGTGTCCAAGGGGCAGCTTAACCCGGAAACGCTCAAGTGTGACGAGAGCAAGTATGCCATCTATACCGATATTGCGCCGTTTCGGTTTTGGTTGAAGAATGCCATCAGCTATTGA